The sequence below is a genomic window from Fusobacterium varium.
GGTATGGGCATCTGAAAAATACTAAAAGTGCTTTACTTTTTGCAATTATCACAAGTTGGGGAATAGCTTTCTTTGAATATTGTTTTTCAATTCCAGCTAATAGAATTGGAGCTCAATATTTTACAGTAGCTCAATTAAAAATTATCCAAGAGGTTATTACTTTAATAGTTTTCTCTGGGTTCTCTATTTTATACTTAAAACAAGAGTTTAGATTGAACTATATCTATGCTTTTCTTTGTATGATAGGGGCAGTGTACTTCATGTTTAAAAAATAATTGAATTAAGTTTTCTTGATAAGGAGCAGGAGAAATATCTCCTGTTTTTTTATAAACTATTATTAATAATATATAAAGATTGACACAAGGGGTTCACCTTGTTATTATAATAATAGCAATAAAAATAGGTGGTGAAAAAATGAAATTTTTTAAATTTTTAAAGAAAATAATATTTGGAACTATCTTTTTTGTAATAAAAGAGATATTTTCATTTTTAATAAAGGGATTTCTATTTTTAATTATTCTCTTTGGAATTAGTGGAATAGTTTTAAATGAGATATTAGAAAAAGATAGTATAACTTTAGAAAATGAAAGCTATATTGAATTAGATTTAGCTAGAGAATTTAAAGAGAAAAATAAAAATCTTCCAGAGATTTTGAAAAATGAAGATATAAACTTTTATTCACTTCTTAAAACTTTTGATTCTATTGAAAAAGATGAAAAAGTAAAGGGAGTTATACTTAAATTAGATAATTTAGCTTTAAATAGAGGACAGATTGAAGAGTTAAGCGAGAAATTAACTTCATTAAAAGCTAAAAATAAAATGGTGTATAGCTATATGACATCTGTTGATAATAGAAATTATTCTCTTGCTACTAAAAGCAGTGAAATATTTATGCCCCCAGCAATGAGTGCAAATGTAAATATCACTGGATATTATGCTGAAATGATGTACTATAAAAACTTAGCTGATAGATTGGGAATAAAAGTTAATGTAGTCCATGTTGGAGACTATAAATCATATGGTGAGCAATATGTAAAGGATAAGATGTCTCCAGAGTATAAAGAGAATATGGAGAGACTTTTAAATAAGGTCTATGATAATTTTGTAAAAAATATTAGCAAAGATAGAAAGCTAAATGAAAATCTAATTAATGAAAGAATTTTAGCTGGAGATTTGATGGTTTCAGAGCCTTATCAACTGAAAAAGTTGGGAATGGTAGATGAATTGGTGTATTATGAACAACTTAAAGAGTTTTTAGGAAAGAAAAAAGTTGTCCCTTTAGAAAAATATGCTCAATATGTTCAAAATAGTAAAAAAACAAATAGAAAAAATAGTGATAAAATAGCTATTATCTATGCAGAAGGAACTATTTTAATGGGGGAAGAGCCTAGAAATCTTTCTGATCAGTTAACTCCAAATACAATAGTAAATGAATTAGATAAAGCTTTAAAAGATAAAAATGTAAAAGGGATAGTATTGAGAGTAAACTCTCCTGGTGGCTCTGCTTTAGCCTCTGCAATAATTAACAACAAGATCAAGGAAGTTAATAAGGTTAAGCCTGTGTATGTCTCTATTGGGGGAATAGCAGCTTCTGGAGGCTACTATATCTCTGCTGATGCAAAGAAAATTTATGCTGATAAAGGAAGCCTTACTGGTTCAATAGGGGTTGTAAGTTTAATTCCAAATATTAAAGAGTTAATTGGAAAAATAGATATAAATGTAGAGGAACTAAAAAAAGGTGAGTATGCTGATATATACTCTTTGACAAATGAAGTTAATAAAGATAAGTTAGATAAAATATATGCTTCAAACTTAAAAGTCTATGACGAGTTTTTAAATGTAGTTTCAGAGGGAAGAGATCTGAATAGAGAGTATGTTCACTCAATAGCTCAAGGAAAAGTTTGGCTAGGAGAAGAGGCATTTGAATTAAAACTTGTAAATGAAATTGGAGGAATAGAATCTACAATAGCTGGTTTAGCTAATGATCTGAATCTAACTAATTACAATGTTATAGAGATTTCAGAATCTTTAGATTACAATTCACTATTAAAAAAATATGTACCTTTAATGAAATTAAGTGAAAAAATTCAATCAACTTTTATTGAAAAAGAGTTATATTTCAAATCTTTATACTATTTTCCCTATAATATTTAAGTAAAGGTTGAAAATTAGGTATAAATTATGATATAATCAATCGTAAAGAACACAAAACTAGGAGGAAATGATAAATGGTTAGAAAATTAAAAGGTGGAAGAACTAATGGAGCAGGTAGCCAAATGGATATATTAAAACAAGCTCAAGTTATGCAACAACAAATGATGGCAGTTCAAGAAGGATTAAAAGAAAAAGAACTTGTTGCATCAGTTGGTGGAGGAGCTGTTACTGTTAAAGTAAATGGACAAAAAGAACTTCTTGAAGTTAAATTCACTGATGAAGTAGTTAAAGAAGCTGCTGAAGATAAAGAGATGTTAGAAGATTTAGTTCTTTCTGCTGTTAAAGAAGCTATGAGACAAGCTGACGAATTAGCTGAAGCTGAAATGGGAAAAGTAACTGGTGGAATTAATATCCCTGGATTATTCTAATTAAATAGCTATAATAAAATAATGACTACACCTAAAATCTTAGAAATTAAGATAGAGGGTGTAGTTTTTTTATCTCTTCTAAAGGCAGTATACTAAATCTTATTTAGTAAAAACAATTAACAAAAAAAACACCTAGAAACTAATCTAAGTGTTTTTTATAATCCTCCAAGGTTAAATAAAATTTTTATCTCATCTAAAACCCAATTTACATTCCTACAAGGTTATATATTTAGTTTAATTATATCTTATAACCTAAAAAAAATCAACAAAATTTAAATAAAAATAAATTTTAATGAGATTTTCACTTTCTAATCCTCCAAGGTTAGATAAAATATAGTTTTATTATTTACTATGAGCTATAAGAAATTTGAAGTTTTATCATCTTTCATTCCCCAAAACTCTTTATTTAACCATCTGCTTTCAC
It includes:
- a CDS encoding DMT family protein is translated as MKFLPICLLFISNIFMSFAWYGHLKNTKSALLFAIITSWGIAFFEYCFSIPANRIGAQYFTVAQLKIIQEVITLIVFSGFSILYLKQEFRLNYIYAFLCMIGAVYFMFKK
- the sppA gene encoding signal peptide peptidase SppA yields the protein MKFFKFLKKIIFGTIFFVIKEIFSFLIKGFLFLIILFGISGIVLNEILEKDSITLENESYIELDLAREFKEKNKNLPEILKNEDINFYSLLKTFDSIEKDEKVKGVILKLDNLALNRGQIEELSEKLTSLKAKNKMVYSYMTSVDNRNYSLATKSSEIFMPPAMSANVNITGYYAEMMYYKNLADRLGIKVNVVHVGDYKSYGEQYVKDKMSPEYKENMERLLNKVYDNFVKNISKDRKLNENLINERILAGDLMVSEPYQLKKLGMVDELVYYEQLKEFLGKKKVVPLEKYAQYVQNSKKTNRKNSDKIAIIYAEGTILMGEEPRNLSDQLTPNTIVNELDKALKDKNVKGIVLRVNSPGGSALASAIINNKIKEVNKVKPVYVSIGGIAASGGYYISADAKKIYADKGSLTGSIGVVSLIPNIKELIGKIDINVEELKKGEYADIYSLTNEVNKDKLDKIYASNLKVYDEFLNVVSEGRDLNREYVHSIAQGKVWLGEEAFELKLVNEIGGIESTIAGLANDLNLTNYNVIEISESLDYNSLLKKYVPLMKLSEKIQSTFIEKELYFKSLYYFPYNI
- a CDS encoding YbaB/EbfC family nucleoid-associated protein is translated as MVRKLKGGRTNGAGSQMDILKQAQVMQQQMMAVQEGLKEKELVASVGGGAVTVKVNGQKELLEVKFTDEVVKEAAEDKEMLEDLVLSAVKEAMRQADELAEAEMGKVTGGINIPGLF